CTACCATATAGGTAATGtgagtatattttaataaaatgatccTAATTCTGcccttttatcttttatatcaTTTCTGTCATCCATTTCAAGGaacaagaaagatctcaaataaacaatctaaactTACACTTAAAGAAACCAGGAAAAGAACTAATGAAGCCCAAAGTTAGTACAAGGaagtaaataataaagatcagagcagaaataaataaaatagagattaaaaagataataaataaggTCATTAAAACTAAGAGTTGTTTCTGAAAAGATAAACTCAATTGACAAGCTATTAGGTAAActtacaaacaaaaaaagagaaaggccttgataaataaaatcagaaatgaaagatgagaaatAACAACAGATACcattgttgccatttccttttccaagggatcgtcccaacccagggatcaaacccgagtctcctgcattgcaggcagactctttactgtctgagtcaccaaggaaattttttaacagataccacagaaatacaaaaaattataagAGAATATAATAAACAGCTATTTGTCAACAAATTAGAAGACCTAGAAGAAGTGGACAAATTGTTAGAATCATACAATCCTCTAAGGTTGaattatgaagaaagaaaatctgaatagactgaACCCTACAGTGATCAATACAATACAGAGaatgaaatgtaataaaaaagctaataaaaaatgtaatgaaaatcaatgtaataaaaaaaCTCCTTAAAAGTATAGGACTAGATGACTTCACAAGTGAAATctactaaacattcaaaaaagattTAATTCATATCcctctcaaactattccaaaaaattgcacaGGAAGAatgttttctaattcattttatgaggccaacatcaccctgGTACTAGAAGCAGATAAAggcaactttaaaaaagaaagaaagaaactacagGCTAATATTTCTAACAAACACAggcacaaaaatcctcaacaaaatattagcaaatggaGTTCAACAGTACAacaaaaggatcatacaccatgatcaatgGGATTTATggacaattaatttatgacaaacaGTAAAGAACATAGGCTGGGGAAACaacaatctcttcaaaaaatggtacacccatggctgattcatgtgaatgtatggcaaaacccagcacaatattgtaaagtaattagcctccaattaaaaaataaatggtagtgggaaaactggatggccacatgcaaaaaaatgaaattagacatctgtctcacaccatacacaaaaagttaactcaaaatggattaaaacttgaatgtaagactgaaaccataaaactcctaaaaggaaACATAGGCAGTATTCTCTTTGACTTGGTTTAGCAATATCTTTCTAGATTTGATTCCTTAggcaagggaaagaaaagcaaaagtaaacagaTGAGATTACATCAAAGCTTCTGTGCAGTAAAGGAAACagagacaacctactgaatgggaaagtatatttacaaatgatacaactgctaaggggttaatatcaaagtattattaaaaactcatacaactcagcaatgaaaagcaaacaacctgattttaaagtgggcagaggggctgaatagacattttccaaagaagaaatacagatgtccAACAGACACATCactacagaagtagaaatatgtCATACACataaaacttatataatattatgtcaATCTTATCtcaataataaaacttttatagaagaataaaaatatcattaattGGATATATTTTTAATGGCCACTTCAAAGCCATTTTTGCTAAATCCAATCTATGGGTCACCTCAGAGTTGCTTTTTATTGGCTGCCTTTTAGCCTAACTATGGtatcttcccatttatttacatgccttttaatattttactgcATAGTGGAAATTTTGGATAACACGCTGTCAGGTCTTtcagactttatattcttttgAAGAATGTTTAGTTTTGTATTGGTGTTCAATTATTAGTTGATCATCTAAACCTGTTTACACTTGACTGTTCATCTTCTTAAGGCTAACCTGAGAAAATCCTTTGTGCTGTCCAATCCCTATTTGGCATAGAGTCCTAGCAAGCGGTGGCAgtctcatctttcttctttggagacaaaTGTTGAATTTGGAGCATCCAAATTAGTTGAGATTTGAAGTGACTCCCAAAGAGAAGGCAACTTGGAAAATGAAGTCCTAAATctctttgcaacctcttcttaCAAACAACTCTGAACCCTTGGAGTGGTATGTAAAGCAGAGTAAAACTGCCATAATACCAGCAGGAGACAGCAGCCTGGAGCCTTAATATCTGGACCAACATTTTTGCAGCCACTCAGTGGTAAGAGACAGACTGGAGTTCAAATCCTGTCTAGAAAAGCATCTCAACCTTGCCCTGAATGGCTCAGAGAGGCCTGAAATAGAGCAGCTTACACACACCTAAAGGAATACTTAGCAAGATTATAGTGATTTGCTTGCTCCCTACATGCCAAAAGAAAGATTAACCTTCTTAGGAGGAAGATAATatcttcttatattttttaatctaaaatgcTCAACATCTAATAAAATGATGAGTCATGCTAAAATTCAGGACAAAATTATCAAAAACCCAGAGAAAAAATGGTTAGCTGTTGAAACAGATGCAACAGATATTttcaaacagaaattttaaaaaatatcattaatattaatatatcttaGAAAATAGGGATTGGGAATTTCAGTAGGTTCCTGGAACCCATGAGCAGAAATTATAAGAACTAAAATTAAGAGCTCAATAGTTAGGTTTAcacaatatgacccagcagtcccactcctaggcatataccctgaggaaaccaaaattgaaaaagatgcatgtaccccagtgttcactgcagcactatttacaatagctggaacatgggaggaacctagatgtccattgacagatgaaaggatgaagaaactatgatacatatatataatggatacTACTCAATCATAAGAAGGAACAcatgtgagtcagttctaatgagatggacaaatctagagcctattatacagagtgaagtaagtcagaaagagaaatacagataTTGTATACttatgcatgtatatggaatctagaaagctgCTACTGATTAATTTtcagggaaacaatggagaaacaCACGTAGAGAACATTGGACTCTGGaggactggagaagggagaaggtgagattatggagagagtaacatgaaaatttataataccgtatgtaaaatagatagccagtggaaatttgctataacttaaacaggggctctgtgacaatccagaagggtgggatggggaaggagatgggagggaggcttaagagggatgGGACATGGGTATACCCATGATTGATTCtagttgatgtatgacagaaagccacaaaattctgtaaagcaatcatccttcaactaaaaaaataaagtggttaaaaaaaaaaaaaaggtgaaccAACTGAAAACCAAGGAAGGAGTACGGCAAAAGTCATTTTCGGAGAAGTGGGACCACGCTTTGTGGGCTGCAACATGGAGGTGACCGGTGGAACTGAGGAGTTGGTTTCCGAGGAACTGGTGTCAGTGGCGCATGCTCTTTCTCTCCCAGCCGAGTCTTATGGCAACGATCCTGATATCGAGATGGCTTGGGCCATGAGAGCAATGCAGCATGCTGAAATCTACTACTAACTGATCTCATCAGTTGACCCACAGTTCCTGAAACTCACCAAAGTGGATGACCAAATCTATTCTGAGTTTCGGGAAAATTTTAAGAATCTCAGGATAGATATACTGGATCCAGAAGAACTCAAATCAGAATCAGCTAAAGAGAAGTGGAGGCCATTCTGCTTGAAGTTCAATGGGATTGTGGAAGACTTCAACTATGGTACTTTGCTGCGACTGAACTGTTCACAGGGCTACACTGAAGAAAACACCATCTTTGCACCCAGGATacaattttttgccattgaaaTTGCTCGGAATCGAGAAGGTTATAACAAAGCAATTTATACTGGTATTAAggacaaagaagagaaagaagccagcaaTGGAGGAGACAAAGGAGCCAAcagcagagaagaagaaaaaggagccaacagaggagaaaaagagaaagaagcctACAAAGAAATCAACAAAAGTAGTGAAACAACTATGTGAGGTAGTCAGGGAACAGCACTCTAGAAGGTATGATTCAAGTGAGTCTGCAAGTACCATGTTGCTACTTGCACAGGTCCCTATGGTCAAATGTATTAATATCTCCTTTTTCAGTGGAAGGATATGCAGAAGGACATCTTTCTGGCCTAATTATCAGAAACTGCAGTGGTTGTTCTCTTGTGTGAACTGACTTGAAGACTATTAGTGGGGTCTTAGTTGATGGTTTGTTGGTTCTCACCACCAGTCAGGTaagaaattttgtaaataaatttcttttggttcttatgactaaaaaaaaaaaaaaaaaaaaaggtttaatagCAGATGAGACTCTTCCAAATAGAGGATTCATGAACTGGAAGACAGCTCAGTAGAAACTATCCATATTAAActatgcagagaaaaaaaaaataaaattactgaaaaacATAAACATGTGACTCATGGTGAAAAGTTCTAGTCTATGTAATCAGTctcaaaacagaagtagagaatGACAAAAAAGCCATATTTGAAAATATGCCAGTCAAAATTCATCAGAAATCTAAAGCCACTAATTGAAGAAGCTCTACAAATCCCATTGTGCCTATGAACAGATGATGTGATAGATATGGGTGAGTATGCAGAAGTGTCCTACAAATATAGTCAAGGGTCTCTAACCTGTCTAGGTTAGTGGAACTAGAGTTgcaatttatgaaaataatatgtgTGATATTGATATATGAGTCACAATGAAGcaaatctttaattttctctggtgactcagatggtaaagaatctgcctgcaatgcaggagaaccaggttcaatcccttgaagaagactccctggagaagggaatggcaaccactccagtattcttgcctagaaaaccccatggacagaggaacctgggggctacagtccatggagttgcaagaccaacactttcactttacttaatTTTCAAATGGGGTTCCACAAATCTCTGGGATTCTTTGGAAATGTTTCACAGATATCCTTATGAGAGTGAGGATGAGTATTTGGGTATAatctaaaagaataaatttaaactaaaagaaatacattttattccataataaaaacaagaatttttGGTAGCTATCATATAGTTGATAAGTAAAAAATGTTCTAGGGACAGCAGTAACTCTGGATAAAGAATAATTTGGAAAAGATCTATGATAGAGAGACTATACTCCATCAATATGATAATTGACTGGGTTCAAAGGAAAAAGATGACCACAGAGAAATTACTGTGCTCTGACCACCCAAGGAATTTTAAGAAAGCTGATATATaccattgaaatatttttaattctgtaCTGTTTTATACCTTGTTGCCTTTTTGCCACAAACCATTAGTTAAAGTCTATTACACACAAGATTATGTTAGTGATGCCTTGGTaattaaaggagaaattaaacACATACATCTTTGGGAGTAAAGTGATATGGAAAGAGTTTAAAAGTTACAAGAAACAATAGGGCAAGTGCAGTTGAGGACTGAGATCTGAGAGCAGgaatttgaaataataattacTGAATAAAAATGCCATGGCCTGTTCCCACAAATCTGCAGGAATTTGGGCAACTTCGAAAAGATTAACCATCTAAACTGTGAGAATTGTTGACTTTAAatttcttgcaatgcaggagtgtGTTTATCTCCAACCTCAGTATCTGGAGCAGAATATTCTATGTGTTGAATTTATCATCTAATTAGTGTAACAATGATACAAAAGAGAGACAGTGAGGCTCTGTGGAGCCTAAAGTTTACTTAATTTAGGAGCCCATCTTTAtggaaagtaatttaaaatggcTGGTACAAAATTAAGGAGCGGGATCTGAGAGTCCCTAAGCTGGAACTTCACTAACTTTACAAGACggtgggaaaaataaaatggaaagtattagtctctcagtcatgtctgactctttgtgatcccatggactgtagcccaccaggcttctctgtctatggaattctccaggcaagaatattggagtgggtatcccttcccttctgcagggaatcttcctgacccagggatcaaacccatgtctcctgcattgcaggtggactgcCTCTGATATAGatactgatttttctcctttaatgtgATTTAtatcttcctcttcaattttgcTTTACTAATGCTTGTCAGTTGAGCCTTATGCATCATAatgcattttagtttttaaatgttgtatGTCTGgaacagaagaacaaaaataaagaatatttctcACACTAAAAGTCATACAAGAGAAACAAGTTTTCAATAAAATGGATTGACTATATTTTCAGAGACATAATATCTCtaatcaaaaaactaaggtccTATATTTAGACTTAAGGTCATCTTTAAAATAGATGCCATATACTATTCTACACTGGATGTCTGTATTTTAACACACTTCCTCCCTTAAGACCACAGGATGGCAATATATCCCCAAAAGACTTAGTTTTGTCTCTAGGTCCCTGTATCCTaggggggcttctcaggtggcctagaggtaaagaatctacctgtcaatgtaggagacataagagaatggattcaatccctgggttggaaagatcccctggagaaggaagtggcaacccgctccagtatggaggaagtggcaacccgctccagcctggaaaattccatggacagaggagcctggcgggctacagtccatgggctcacaacaagtcagacatgactgaacatgcctATCCAGGCTAATTCTAAAAGCAGAGCTAATTTCCTTTCTCTCAGATACCAAGCTTACCTGTCAAATAATTCATCAGCAATTTTGTCCAAGGggatttcacttctttttcactttattataGTTTATCTATAAAGGTCAAATTTTTACTGTGCAGCACTGGAGCGACTTTGAGAAGCTACCCCATATCCAAGGGCaaagaagccccagaaagatggtaggcactggagCAGGGGCTGCGAGGCATTGGagtgactttgaggagataccccacatccaagtgcaaaggagaagccccagcaagatggtaggaggggcaaaagcacatttagaatcaaacaccatacctgccagagacactcagagggttCAAAccaaccttgtgtgcaccaggacccagagactgaggcagaactgtgtttgaggGTCTTCTGCAGAgatacaggtcagcagtggcctgctgcaggggcagggcctctgggtgcagtagacctgggtgtggcataagcccttttggaggaggtcaccattaaccccaccatagagccaccagaattTACACATGactggaaacagactcttggaggacacaaacaaagcattgtgtgcaccaggacccaggagaaaggagcagtgaccccacaagagactgacctagacttgcccatgagtgtccaggagtctccagctgaggtgtgggtcagcagtggcctgctgcagggttgggggcgctaattgtagcagtacatgcatgggaccttttgaaggaggtccccattattttcatcacctccaccatagtttggcctcaggtcaaataacagggagggaacacagccctgcccatcaacagaaaattggattaaagatttactggcatggtcccacccatcagaacaagaccggtttccccctcagtcagtctctcccatcaggaagcttccataagcctcttatatttctccatcagagggcagacagactgaaaatcacaatcacagaaaactaatcattctgatcacatggaccatagccttgtttaacaatgaaactatgagccatgccgtgtagggccaccgaagatggatgggtcatggtggagagttctgataaaacgtggtccactggagaagggaatggcaaaccgcttcagtattcttgccttgagaaccctatgaacagtatgaaaaggcaaaaagaaaggacactgaaagatgaactccccaggtcagtaggtgtccaatatgctactggagatcagtgaagaaataactccagaaagaatgaagagacagagccaaagcaaaaacaatgcccagttgtgggttTGACTGCTGATGGAAGAAAAGTACgatgctgcaaagagcaatattgcataggaacctggaatgttaggtccatgaatcaaggcaaatcggaagtggtcaaacaggagatggcaagagtgagcatcgacattttaggaatcagcgaactaaaatggactagaatgggtgaatttaactcagatgaccattacatctactattgtgggcaggaatcccttagaagaaatggagtagccatcatagtcaataagagtccaaaatgcagtacttggatgcaatctcaaaaacgacagaatgatctctgttcgtttccaaggcaaacccttCAATATCaaggtaattcaagtctatgccctgactagtaatgctgaagaagttgaatgtttctatgaagacctacaagaccttctagaactaacacccaaaaaagatgtccttttcattacaggggactggaatgcaaaagtaggaagtcaagaaatacctggagtaacaggcaaatttggccttggagtacagaatgaagcagggcaaaggataatagagttttgcaaaaaggacacactgtttccccatctatttgccatgaagtgatgggaccagataccatgatcttggttttctgattgttgagttttaagtcaactttttcattctcttccactttcatcaagaggctcgttagttcttttatgctttctgccataagtgtggtgtcatctgcatgtctgaggttattgacatttctccaggcaatctttaTGGTATCATCTCAAATAGTAGAATATATCATTTCTGAAAACCAGAGATGAAAGTAATAATGGTCCTGTCACATTATTCACAATTTTTACTTATTATTCCAGCATATAGGCTCTGTAGGTCTAGTGATCTTGATTTTGAAAGGGGAATGCCTCCACCAAGAAATATAACATGAGTCATTTCTGTGTCCTCATGCCAGTAGAGCAGTGGGTGAAAAAGGGGGATCACTATTCTGGTGAGGGTGATTAGCCTTGATCATCATGAAGCACTAAGACGGAGCCAGGGAGAAATGTATCTGGACTTCAGATTGTTGGgtgagtgtgtaatttcctccgttctgtcttgccacagcaaaaatttgaagtgacggacGAATCCGTGCCAGAGCTCAGTCCCATTAAGGAAAACAACGGATAGTACATCCTTGAGGAGCAAGGGCGGGCCGACCCAAAAGACGAATTGAAGAGAGACCTCAGTCCTTCTAGGCTTcctccttttatacatttgtctCCTGCCCCCtaagcctgccctatgtaaactggacTACCAGCAGGGCTGTtcgttttacctgaggtcctcactcaggtccttggaccttcctttgttctatttacATGGGCTTTCCCCCTCTTTGTCTTTTAGctaccgccattctggactcctttttcctattctaactacctaacaagaTGATCCACTTGCATGATTGTCAAAATTCCCATGTTCAGTTGTAACTATAATTGGGCAGGTACAGCAACCACATCCTTCTAAGGGCAGGTAATCAGGAACTCAGAACCCTTGGGTTGAATGTCAGTTCAAGCCAACATCTGAGTCactgtaggggaggaaaaataacTTTCCTCTGAGCCTTTCAGGGTCTTGACTGAGACTTGCCCCTGCCCCCCataacaaaagacagattaatgggaggaatataaaaacaattttaattatgCACATCTCTATAGGAGCCCCACAAAGATATGAGACTCAAAGGCACCCAGATGATTGAGACCTGTATATCATCCTCAGCTAAGAAAAGGGATGGGGCTTTGGGGCTTCAAAGGGGAGAAGGCAGCTCATGGGAAGGTGAGAAGAGGAAATGCTCCACTCTGACTTTGGCTGGGCTCCACAAGCAGAGATGGTCCTACCCAGCAGGTAAATCTCAGGTAAGGTAGATGCTCTGGTAATAGCTCTCTTCCAGCTTTTCTAatgtaaatttccttttaaaagtagATTTCCATTACAAAAAGATAACTTCTACTCTGTTTCAGAGCTTCTTCTGTATTTctagtttctcaaaaaaaaaaaaaaaaaaaaaaaaaaaaaaaaaaaaaaaaaaaaaaaaaaaaaaaaaaaaaaaaaaaaaaaggaatccttaTGCCAAAGAAGCGTATTTGGGGGTGGCATGTTCAGTTACCCTTCACTAACCTAGACTAGCAGAACTTCCAGTCGAAGGGGAGGGGCACTCTATAGGAGTGACCATAAAGTATAAAATCATGGAAAATATAAGTGATTTATTGCTAATACAATAAATGGTGTGTCAACTGACATCAGAGGGTATGctccatgaatatttatttgttgtgctgtgtgctatggttagtcgctcagtcgtgtcggactctttgtgaccccatggactgccgcacgccagactcctctgtccatggggatcctacaggcaagaaaactggagttggttgccatgccgtcctccaaggggttttcccaatccaggaattgaacccagatctcctgccctgcaggcagattctttatcaactgagccaccagagaagccccatgcaAAATTTCCATCAACCCCTGCAATTGTAGCTGTAATATGTTGCTTCTCTGATTttcactcaaaaaacaaaaaacaaaaaaacttgttcTTTTCACTTCCCACTGAAGAAGTAAACAAGGTTACTCAGTCTaaggagagacaggaagggaAAGATTCCAGTTTTCATGGCTGTTTTGTAGCATGGGCAGGGAAGAAAGGAGTTATCAATATCCCTTGCAGCCTTAGGACCAGTTGCAGCTAACAGTGCTATAGCTTGGCCAACTAGTCTTTTCTTGTAAATTTCCCTAGAAACATGCACAAGCAGGATCCCAGAGAAACTGCTCTGATGGAGTATACTTAACACAGGAAACGAGTAGGTCTGGGTGGCACAGGGGATGGCCTATGCTGGATGCTCTTGATACCCCACTCAGTTGCCCATTCTCCAGCTGCCTATATTGTTGGCTATTAATGTTTCTCACCAGCCACTTTCTCTGAAGCTAGGAATGACCACCGCTTCCCCACCTCCTCAT
This genomic stretch from Cervus canadensis isolate Bull #8, Minnesota chromosome 19, ASM1932006v1, whole genome shotgun sequence harbors:
- the LOC122422208 gene encoding LOW QUALITY PROTEIN: protein PBDC1-like (The sequence of the model RefSeq protein was modified relative to this genomic sequence to represent the inferred CDS: substituted 1 base at 1 genomic stop codon), giving the protein MEVTGGTEELVSEELVSVAHALSLPAESYGNDPDIEMAWAMRAMQHAEIYYXLISSVDPQFLKLTKVDDQIYSEFRENFKNLRIDILDPEELKSESAKEKWRPFCLKFNGIVEDFNYGTLLRLNCSQGYTEENTIFAPRIQFFAIEIARNREGYNKAIYTGIKDKEEKEASNGGDKGANSREEEKGANRGEKEKEAYKEINKSSETTM